A genomic stretch from Primulina huaijiensis isolate GDHJ02 chromosome 14, ASM1229523v2, whole genome shotgun sequence includes:
- the LOC140957915 gene encoding RHOMBOID-like protein 10, chloroplastic isoform X2 — protein sequence MSSNSKNSIPIPGGRGLGPTNHLITSAAVALRLHRRLNLARAFQSSLQSVSSLGFEPVLKDICQARALQFAGFNYFQWSFHALSATVMSLSFFNGDEIRSDSRDVGKSFSRTSRNDLFGKRQWTNILLAANVLAYLAQTVSEGKLLFWGAKINSLISEGQLWRLATSSFLHANIGHLMVNCYSLNSVGPTVEDICGPKRYLAIYITSAIASSVTSYWFCKAPAVGSSGAIFGLVGSFALFILRHRGIITGSEGELRQIAKVIALNMPTYVQDFKATRYIPNTYADCT from the exons ATGTCGTCAAATTCCAAGAACTCTATCCCCATACCGGGCGGGAGGGGTCTTGGACCCACCAACCATCTCATCACCTCCGCCGCCGTCGCTCTCCGCCTCCACCGCCGCCTTAATTTAGCCCGAGCCTTCCAATCATCGCTCCAg AGTGTTTCTTCTCTTGGGTTCGAGCCTGTGTTGAAGGATATATGTCAAGCAAGAGCCCTTCAGTTTGCGGGCTTCAATTATTTTCAATGGTCATTCCATGCTTTGTCTGCTACAGTGATGAGCTTAAGTTTCTTCAATGGAGATGAAATTAGAAGTGATTCTAGAGATGTTGGAAAGTCATTCTCAAGGACATCTAGGAACGACTTATTTGGAAAAAGGCAATGGACCAACATACTTCTTGCTGCTAATGTACT GGCCTATCTGGCGCAAACTGTCTCAGAGGGCAAGCTCTTATTTTGGGGAGCCAAG ATTAATAGCCTCATTAGTGAAGGGCAGTTATGGAGGCTAGCTACATCTTCCTTTTTGCATGCAAATATTGGGCATTTAATG GTCAACTGTTATTCTCTCAACTCAGTTGGTCCTACCGTCGAGGATATATGTGGTCCTAAAAGATATCTTGCAATATACATCACTTCTGCAATTGCAA GTTCAGTGACGAGTTATTGGTTCTGTAAAGCTCCTGCAGTTGGTTCATCTGGCGCTATCTTTGGACTG GTTGGATCTTTTGCTTTGTTTATCCTAAGGCACAGAGGGATTATTACAGGCAGTGAAGGCGAGTTGCGACAGATAGCTAAAGTGATTGCTTTAAATATG CCAACATATGTTCAAGACTTTAAGGCCACAAGATACATCCCCAACACTTATGCTGACTGTACTTAA
- the LOC140957089 gene encoding probable plastid-lipid-associated protein 4, chloroplastic codes for MALSTLPAPPPSLTAQLSAAATASSAPNLFHSAAIFSFPSAQLNRIPNSCSTALTPARHKWRTHVSFFTGFLKNNKKKSAKEIKEELLKAIEPLDRGAEATPEDMEIIEQIVSKLEAANPTKEPLKSGLLDGKWELIYTTSQSILQTKRPKFLRSKVNYQAINVDTLRAQNMETAPFFNQVTADLTPVNPKKVAVKFDYFKLGGLVPVKAPDRARGALEITYLDDELRISRGDKGNLFILKMVDPSYRIPS; via the exons ATGGCCTTATCCACACTCCCTGCCCCTCCACCGTCTCTCACCGCTCAGCTCTCCGCCGCGGCCACCGCCTCATCAGCCCCGAACCTCTTCCACTCCGCCGCAATATTCTCTTTTCCGTCGGCCCAACTAAACCGCATTCCCAACTCCTGCTCCACAGCTCTCACTCCAGCTCGCCATAAGTGGAGAACACATGTCTCCTTCTTCACGGGTTTcttaaaaaacaacaaaaagaaGAGTGCCAAGGAGATTAAAGAAGAGCTTCTTAAGGCCATCGAACCCCTTGATCGTGGTGCTGAAGCCACACctgaagacatggaaattattgAGCAG ATAGTTAGCAAACTAGAAGCAGCTAATCCAACAAAAGAACCACTAAAGTCTGGTTTGCTCGATGGGAAATGGGAGCTTATATACACAACATCACAGTCAATTTTGCAAACCAAG AGGCCCAAGTTTTTAAGATCTAAAGTGAACTATCAAGCAATTAATGTGGATACTCTTCGGGCTCAAAATATGGAAACTGCACCATTTTTCAATCAG GTTACAGCAGATTTAACGCCTGTAAATCCAAAGAAGGTGGCAGTGAAATTCGACTATTTCAAGCTAGGCGGTCTT GTACCTGTCAAAGCCCCTGATCGAGCTCGAGGAGCACTGGAAATTACGTACTTAGATGATGAGTTAAG AATATCGAGAGGCGACAAGGGAAATCTCTTCATCTTGAAAATGGTTGATCCCTCCTACCGCATACCCTCTTGA
- the LOC140957793 gene encoding basic blue protein-like — MTVGRGSAVILGAAAIVLMVVVFHCGVAEAATYTVGDDGGWSFFVSGWPQGKRFEAGDVLVFKYNPSFHNLVKVNEAGYNECTTPSGSKFYRSGKDQIKLVKGQNYFICSIPGHCLAEMKISVNAV; from the exons ATGACTGTGGGAAGAGGCAGTGCAGTAATCCTTGGGGCGGCGGCAATTGTGCTTATGGTGGTGGTTTTCCACTGCGGAGTGGCTGAAGCTGCCACATACACCGTGGGAGATGACGGCGGTTGGAGCTTCTTCGTGTCTGGCTGGCCCCAAGGCAAGCGCTTCGAGGCTGGCGATGTACTAG TGTTCAAGTACAATCCAAGCTTCCACAATCTTGTGAAAGTGAACGAGGCTGGATACAACGAGTGCACGACTCCTTCTGGGTCCAAATTTTATCGGTCGGGGAAAGATCAGATCAAACTCGTGAAAGGACAAAATTATTTCATTTGCAGTATTCCAGGGCATTGCCTGGCTGAGATGAAGATTTCCGTGAATGCCGTGTAA
- the LOC140956583 gene encoding NADH dehydrogenase [ubiquinone] iron-sulfur protein 8, mitochondrial — translation MAISLARKSVSALRAGHLALAGQTLKGTSGAGAIYQRSFATKQSFSTDKDDEEREKLAKEISKDWSSVFERSINTLFLTEMVRGLLLTLKYFFDQKVTINYPFEKGPLSPRFRGEHALRRYPTGEERCIACKLCEAICPAQAITIEAEEREDGSRRTTRYDIDMTKCIYCGFCQEACPVDAIVEGPNFEFATETHEELLYDKEKLLENGDRWETEIAENLRSESLYR, via the exons ATGGCCATCTCCTTGGCTCGTAAATCCGTGTCCGCTCTTCGCGCTGGTCACCTC GCTTTGGCAGGGCAAACCTTGAAAGGAACCAGCGGTGCTGGAGCAATATATCAGCGCTCATTTGCCACAAAGCAGTCATTCTCTACCGATAaag ATGACGAAGAGAGAGAGAAACTTGCAAAGGAGATATCAAAAGACTGGAGTTCTG TTTTTGAGAGGAGTATAAATACTTTATTTCTCACTGAGATGGTTCGAGGTCTGTTGCTGACACTCAAATACTTCTTTGATCAGAAAGTAACA ATTAATTATCCTTTTGAGAAGGGTCCTTTGAGTCCTCGTTTTCGTGGAGAACATGCCCTGCGACGTTATCCAACAGGAGAGGAACGCTGCATTGCCTGTAAACTATGTGAAGCT ATTTGCCCTGCTCAAGCAATTACCATTGAAGCTGAGGAAAGAGAAGATGGGAGCAGACGGACAACCAG GTATGATATTGACATGACAAAGTGCATTTACTGTGGGTTTTGCCAAGAAGCATGCCCTGTCGATGCAATTGTTGAAGGGCCCAACTTTGAATTCGCTACTGAAACTCACGAG GAACTTCTATATGACAAGGAAAAGCTCCTAGAAAACGGTGACCGCTGGGAGACTGAGATTGCTGAGAATCTCCGTTCGGAAAGCCTATACCGCTGA